A window of the Scophthalmus maximus strain ysfricsl-2021 chromosome 8, ASM2237912v1, whole genome shotgun sequence genome harbors these coding sequences:
- the LOC118313050 gene encoding neuronal pentraxin-1-like, with translation MDGFSWKLFLLPCLVVLECCAQDFGQTQFICTSVPKDMDLCTATMQNSGPAEDLKTTVMQLRETVLQQKETIMNQKETIRELTSKLSRCESQSLPAAAGPGGRRPGAKNTMGDVSRGTTDTLAQLGQTLQTLKQRLENLEQYSRGNNTVQANSLKDLLQNKIDDMEKQVLSRVNTLEETKPGPRNDTEQRNRVESTLTTLHHRITDLEKGKDTRPIDKFQLTFPLRTNYMYAKAKRSLPEMYTFSVCLWIKSSASPGVGTPFSYAVPGQANELVLIEWGNNPMELLINDKVAKLPFLINDGKWHHLCITWTTRDGMWEAFQDGVMRDSGENLAPYHPIKPEGVLVLGQEQDTLGGGFDATQAFVGELANLNIWNRKLSIAEIYNLATCNSKAPAGNVFSWTESNIEIFGGATKWTFEPCRSLN, from the exons ATGGACGGCTTCTCGTGGAAACTTTTTCTACTCCCGTGCCTGGTCGTTCTGGAGTGCTGCGCGCAAGACTTCGGACAGACGCAGTTCATTTGCACGTCGGTGCCCAAGGACATGGACCTGTGCACGGCCACGATGCAGAACAGCGGGCCGGCGGAGGACCTGAAAACCACGGTCATGCAGCTGCGGGAGACCGTGCTGCAGCAGAAGGAGACCATCATGAACCAAAAGGAGACAATCAGGGAGCTAACGTCCAAGTTGAGCCGCTGCGAGAGCCAGAGCCTCCCCGCGGCGGCGGGACCCGGCGGGAGGCGGCCGGGGGCGAAGAACACGATGGGGGATGTATCCCGGGGAACCACGGACACTCTGGCACAGCTGGGACAGACTTTACAGACGCTCAAACAGAGACTGGAGAACCTAGAG CAGTACAGCCGAGGGAACAACACCGTGCAGGCGAACAGCCTGAAGGATCTGCTGCAGAACAAGATAGACGACATGGAGAAGCAGGTTCTGTCCCGGGTCAACACGCTGGAGGAGACCAAACCGGGCCCCAGGAACGACACGGAGCAGCGCAACCGAGTGGAGTCCACGCTCACCACCCTGCACCACCGGATTACTGACCTGGAAAAAG GTAAAGACACCAGGCCAATAGATAAATTCCAGCTCACCTTCCCCCTGAGAACCAACTACATGTACGCCAAAGCCAAGAGGAGCCTTCCTGAGATGTACACCTTCAGCGTGTGTCTGTGGATCAAGTCCAGCGCCTCGCCCGGGGTGGGAACGCCCTTCTCCTACGCCGTGCCGGGTCAGGCCAATGAGCTGGTCTTGATCGAGTGGGGCAACAACCCTATGGAACTTCTCATTAATGACAAG gtCGCGAAGCTGCCATTCCTCATCAACGACGGAAAATGGCATCACCTGTGCATCACGTGGACCACCCGTGACGGGATGTGGGAGGCCTTCCAGGACGGGGTGATGCGGGACAGCGGGGAGAATCTGGCACCGTACCATCCCATCAAGCCTGAGGGCGTGCTGGTCCTGGGACAAGAGCAG gACACGTTGGGAGGAGGCTTTGACGCAACACAAGCCTTTGTCGGAGAGCTTGCGAACCTTAATATCTGGAATAGGAAACTTTCCATCGCCGAGATCTACAACTTGGCCACCTGCAACAGCAAAGCACCGGCTGGTAACGTCTTCTCCTGGACGGAGAGCAACATTGAAATATTTGGCGGAGCGACCAAATGGACCTTTGAGCCTTGCCGCTCGCTCAACTAA